The DNA region TCATTTgcagtttatttttttgtcttttttgtttgtaggAGGCAGCATTAAATGATTTAAATCATTGTAACCCgtataaatatatagttttcaaGAAAACTTTCACTGATTGCAATACCttaattaaattgaaattgattaaTCTAATTCGTTGTGCCAAATGTTGCAATTTTCTagctcatttcattttctgaggCATCAGGCaattgaaaatagaaagaagtGAGCGGTTCTTGCTATAGATGCAAGCGAATGTTTTAGATACAGCAACAtgaaattcagaaatttaCTTTGCAGAACTCATACGTACCACAATAACCAAGTTAAGATGCGCAGTTTGCAGAACTATATTTACCATTTCTCATCTAATGTTACAACTTGAAAGGTAGACCATGAGAAGCTTTAAAATGACCCTTCATCAATTAAACTGATCATGTGTGACAGCCTTTTCATGTTCTTTCATGTCCTCTCCACATGACATGCGAAAACACACAGAATCCAACATCAATCAGTAATCATATTTTACATGGAAACAAACCCATCTGGGCCAACACCACTCTTCCATTGAGCAAACTGAGCTACACAATCATCTCATGCATGACCATGATCCCTCCACCTGGGCCATGTGACATTATTGGCCACATGATTTGACTTCCCCAAAATCCCAATGAACCCAACCAGCAAACTCCACTGTAGTTAACTGTGTCTTTGTTTATGATGGTTCACCAGTCCACAAAGATGTCCACAATGCATTTGTTTAAGGTGGTTCACcctttgatgatttgaatgaGTCTCCTGACCTTGTGAAAAGATGAACCATCACTCAAAACGAGGGGCATTGTCGTACATTCTGTATCCAGGTTGTCTACACTGGAGCCAATAAGATTTGCAACTCCATTGATTGAAGAACCACTCTCCtaaatttgagagagagaaatctccaagtgagagagagagagagagagagNNNNNNNNNNNNNNNNNNNNgagagagagagagttgagaaCTTAAAATGGCTAATCTTACTCCAAGATACCAGTTCTTGTTGGCTTTGCAGTTCCTTCTGTTAGTCAGAGTTTGGTGCTACCAGTACAAAGTTGGAGATCTAGATGCTTGGGGAATACCAACTTCAGCAAATCCACAAGTCTACACCAAATGGTCAAAATACCATTCTTTCAAGAGTGGAGATTCTCTCTGTAAGTAACTCTCATTCTGTTTCCTCATTCCAAATCAACACCTACACAAAGTCACCAAATGCTCAAGCTTTACTATTCCTGTATGTGCAGTGTTCTTGTACCCACCAAGCCAAGACTCAATGATTCAAGTCACTGAGCAATCCTACAAGGACTGCAACCTCAAAGATCCGATCTTGTACATGAACAATGGCAACTCTCTCTTTAATGTTACTACAGAAGGAGTTTTTTACTTCACAAGTGGAGAGCCTGGCCACTGTGGGAAGGGCCAGAAGCTCTACATTGCTACAGGGAATGGCACTGCTTACTCTCCTGCATATGGTCCAAGTTCGCCGGATTCTGCCCCGTCTTACCCCACCGTTTTCGGCTCAATTCCGGCaccgccttcttcttcttcaccatcaCAAAGCGTTCCACTTCTCATAATGGCCATTACTGGACTTTTGGTATGTGCATTACTCAGTGGCAATCTGTGAAGAACTTCAGTACTACAATCGTTTTCTTTGGAATTTTGGAATACCCTATTCTTTCATCACATTCATGATCATGCAACTTCTTTTTGCAATGTAATAGTATAAAGCGTATGATGTGAGATTTAAAAGCCTTTATCTCATCTTTTTGTGTTCTTTACCTATTGGGTAGACAAAGATCTTTGAACCATATGCAGTGAAAGTTAAAAGTTGcctccttttttttgttaccaAGAAACATGGATTTCCATGCAAGAACCTGATAGATCCAAAAGATCACCGCCGGGAATTATGGCATCACAGATTAAGTGGCCAGCTGGAAATGCACGTTCTGTGTCGGTCACTAATGAAATGTAGCATCACAGATAAAAGAGAATGGAATGGCCCAAAAGTCTACATGAGTAAAAAACTATGAGAATAGAGAACTGGGAGATTGATCTATCATTAATATGATGACTATGATATTACAAGCTGTATCATATAGAGATACACTGCCTATCAAGGCCTAAACAAAACAGACAAGGATCGAATCCCTTACTAGGTCattaaactaaaactaaagtCCTAAACTAGACATGGTTACGGGAGGTCTTCCTGTCAAAAAGGAGTAATTCGGATGGAAAGTTTACTCATCCGGCCATCTCAACATCGGTGCTAAGCGTTGGCTTCACCTCAGAAGCAGGCGCATCAGGCCCTGCAGGCTCTGCTTGTTGTGGAGCAGCAGCCTCTGTGGGTTTTGCTTCGGAAAAGGGACTTCTGGTTTGAGTAGCATTTGAATCAGCTTCCATGGCAGAAGCTCTGGGTGGGGATGCTGGCTGCACCTCCACCTCTGGGTACGCAGCCTTGAACCGTGCACGCAAGCCTTCATCAACCAATCGTACACCACTTAGTTGATTACCAAGTGACATCCACCTGATACAAGATAGTTAAAGAATAATGAATAAACCACCAATGGCCAAGATGTTTGATTATAACTAAATAAGTGTTTTGTACTAAAGACTAGCATGATTATCAAATCCCTTTAATATTGATGCATCAATGACAACCACTGGTCAAGAAAGCATACCCTGCATGAGTGTTGTGCATACGAGCAAACAGCTCCAGCTTCCTTGTCCTTGGACTAATCCTCTCCAGCAAAGGGTACATCTACACAAATGCATGTATAATTAAGTCAAATATGTATCGTGTAAACTGTAAAGAAACATATTTTGACTATATATGCTAATTATAAGATTCATATTCCACTAACCTCATCTGGCTTACGACTTGTCTCTCTGACCTCGGCAACAATGACATCAGTATCAATATTCCTATTCACTAATGGATCCCCTTTTATTCCAACTAGGCAATGCTCTTTGCTATGATTTAGCCAGTGGCCAGTGCGCCCAGTTCTAATAATTCGTTGAAGCTGATTAGTTTTCACCCAAATCATCTCCTCGATACGCTTGTATCCCCAAAGTTCTAAACTGGTAAGACAATAACAAGATGAAAAGTAAGCCTCTTTGTTTAAACATTTATGAACCATATAGTTGATGGATGGATGAATTATACACATACCACTCACGGCCAAGCTCCATCGCACGCCCAGTAACCCAAAGGAAAATCAGACCATCAGTCTGCAATGCAGGAACATTAAGAGTGCGCATTTCATCATCAGCCATAGTCCCATAAGGCAACTCCATATGAATGTCCCACGGTGGATCGGCCATTATGACTCCAAACTGTCCCAAAATATCCATTCTAAAATTGCGGATATCACAGTTAATCCATTGTGGTTGACCGAGTTCCACCTCAGAACAATATTCAGCACGCTGCTTTAATGGTCTAGGGGGAGCCATCATGTTTGACACATCTGGTGTTGAATCGAGCTCATAATGTACATACTTGCATGTCTAATAATGGAGAGAAAAAGTTCATTCTATTATGTAGAGAATAGTCAATTTACATATAAGTACTTGATGAATACAGCATCAAGGGGAAACTCTACCTTCATGTGACGGCAAGTATCTAGAAAAGAACAGTCTCCTAAATTGACATCAGTATGTAGAGCAATTATGCGCCTAAAATGAACCTGAAAGGAGAGAAAATAGAATTATCGTAATAGTAAATGCAAATCACCTTCATGTGACGGCAAGTACGTAGATAAGGACAGTCTCCTAAATTGACATCAGTATGTAGAGCAATTATGCGCCTAAAATGAACCTGAAAGGAGAGAAAATAGAATTATAGTAATAGTAAATGcaaatatcaaattcaaacagGAACGATTTCAGACTGAAACAAGAAATGCAATCACCCAAATAAAATGCTGAAACACCGCAAAAGTAACATAAACAATTTCtctcagaaaaagaaactagaaCTGTAGATATGATATGATAAGAGAAGTATGCAGAATTCTGATCACCACGTATATCAGGAATTAGGAACTTATGATCATATGGGTGAAATATTTTCATGAACACTGCTAAGGGACCATATTTCTTAGTGACCTTCTCACAAGCGAGCAACGAATTAGATTGACGTCGGCAGTCCTCTTTTGTTAGGGAGCTGCAGTATTCCTTCACTCGTGAACCACCTTTGCTTTTGAactgaaacacaaaacaacagaaagaaaataacttCAATATCTTGTAGAGTTTAGATGTTAGAACGAGAGAAAGTTCAGAGAACAGCGAGTACAAGGGAAACTATAGGCATGAACATAACTTCATAGATTCTTGaggaaccaaaaacaaaaaattgaaaaccctGGTATATTTGACGGATATCAAACTAAAGCTTAACCACCTCCTACAAAACTGACTCTATCTGTAACACAATGAACAAATGACATGCTGAACTAGATG from Fragaria vesca subsp. vesca unplaced genomic scaffold, FraVesHawaii_1.0 scf0512956, whole genome shotgun sequence includes:
- the LOC101307655 gene encoding early nodulin-like protein 1-like, which produces MANLTPRYQFLLALQFLLLVRVWCYQYKVGDLDAWGIPTSANPQVYTKWSKYHSFKSGDSLLFLYPPSQDSMIQVTEQSYKDCNLKDPILYMNNGNSLFNVTTEGVFYFTSGEPGHCGKGQKLYIATGNGTAYSPAYGPSSPDSAPSYPTVFGSIPAPPSSSSPSQSVPLLIMAITGLLVCALLSGNL